From Dreissena polymorpha isolate Duluth1 chromosome 15, UMN_Dpol_1.0, whole genome shotgun sequence, a single genomic window includes:
- the LOC127859666 gene encoding uncharacterized protein LOC127859666, protein MHETINDYRTSIPKDDSLIFSMRFVGIIENVGGTSSDQQTLMEEQEHTDGELSSFERNMLVVSFAAHLHSVIRCMSKCTKLTLNSAKKHTSDVHELFVRLHINAVKLKELKSRCESSINILNDSYQGQERKIDKLKHSYKGKIEVRSLKKTPKVEQNMIEEMHQAQHSTLGEIAKNTSNETKHTRSNLQASLKTGVDTCIIHYPKLKLLHEALQYSSDKNKKKLLFIASWKCVEKLLQVDICLEENLDKLEHLILDHPIRDTGQYLSKLSGKWTWVQSSKTVTYHANTDIAQYLYRLENLGRNILSNYVFSVAGQSEHNAGCDGHQLNAAEEELHIFVQTLKTCNENEQVLAKQLDGVLQQHIPADEELNRLKHIKTCKANEKVLVKELEEVIQQKSAADEKL, encoded by the exons ATGCACGAGACCATAAACGACTATCGCACCTCCATTCCCAAAGATGACAGTCTGATCTTCAGTATGAGATTCGTTGGTATCATAGAAAACgtgggtggcaccagcagtgaccAACAGACTCTAATGGAAGAGCAGGAGCATACGGATGGAG AGTTAAGCTCATTTGAGCGCAACATGCTCGTGGTGAGTTTTGCTGCTCACCTTCATTCCGTCATTCGTTGTATGTC TAAATGCACTAAGCTTACACTAAACTCAGCAAAGAAGCATACATCAGACGTGCATGAACTGTTCGTAAGGCTTCATATCAATGCGGTTAAATTGAAAGAGCTTAAGAGTCGCTGTGAATCCAGCATCAATATTTTGAATGATTCATACCAGGGACAAGAACGCAAAATTGACAAACTGAAACATTCCTATAAAGGCAAAATTGAGGTGAGATCTTTGAAGAAAACACCTAAAGTTGAGCAAAACATGATAGAAGAAATGCACCAAGCGCAACATTCTACTTTGGGTGAAATCGCCAAAAATACTTCGAATGAAACTAAACACACACGGTCAAACCTTCAAGCTTCTCTCAAGACTGGTGTTGACACCTGCATTATACATTACCCTAAACTAAAACTTCTCCATGAAGCTTTACAGTACAGCAGTGATAAGAATAAGAAGAAACTCCTCTTTATAGCTTCATGGAAATGCGTGGAAAAATTACTTCAGGTTGACATATGCCTGGAGGAGAACTTAGATAAACTTGAACATTTAATATTAGACCACCCTATTAGAGATACTGGTCAATACTTGTCCAAATTATCTGGTAAATGGACGTGGGTACAAAGCAGCAAGACAGTCACATACCATGCTAACACTGACATTGCGCAGTACTTGTACAGACTGGAAAATCTAGGAAGGAATATACTCAGTAACTATGTGTTTAGTGTGGCGGGTCAGTCTGAGCACAATGCAGGTTGTGATGGACAT CAACTGAATGCAGCAGAAGAAGAGCTACATATATTTGTACAAACACTAAAGACGTGTAACGAAAATGAGCAAGTGCTTGCAAAACAATTGGATGGAGTGTTACAACAACATATTCCGGCAGACGAGGAGCTTAATAgacttaaacacattaaaacatgtAAAGCTAATGAGAAAGTACTTGTAAAGGAATTAGAGGAAGTGATACAACAAAAGAGCGCAGCAGATGAGAAGCT ATAA
- the LOC127861228 gene encoding golgin subfamily A member 6-like protein 22, with the protein MDELIQQKSAAEEKLHKLEQRLKTCKDNEIVLAKELDELIQEKSAVEEKLHTLEKPIATLKAKLEKARTEQKQLQQISNSKHQELEELRRELEERSREQAKVKAEKEQLHAKVKEVKNKEKNIWLLLDKTIKHMRDKEIVISRLEAEIGKLEADKTQLERYNEQIKKLEALLEKAPKAEELARLSTSLKKAEYDRMQHELMLTNQGTQIKVLLEKQWQMSQELEASQRVLQERDSSIATLTVNLKKAGTEKEQLQQIFNSKHQELEELRIKLEERSQELATVNAEEADTVDYGSAFNGHDVLF; encoded by the exons ATGGATGAATTGATACAACAAAAGAGCGCAGCAGAAGAGAAGCTGCACAAACTTGAACAACGATTAAAAACTTGTAAAGATAATGAGATAGTACTTGCAAAGGAATTGGATGAATTGATACAAGAAAAGAGTGCCGTTGAAGAGAAGCTACATACACTTGAAAAACCAATCGCCACACTGAAAGCAAAGCTGGAAAAggccagaacagaacagaaacaGCTGCAACAGATATCCAACAGCAAACATCAGGAACTGGAAGAGCTACGACGAGAACTCGAGGAGAGATCGCGAGAACAGGCAAAGGTGAAAGCTGAGAAGGAGCAACTTCATGCCAAGGTTAAAGAGGTCAAGAACAAGGAGAAGAATATTTGGTTGTTGTTGGACAAGACAATCAAACATATGAGGGACAAGGAGATCGTCATTAGCAGGCTCGAGGCCGAAATTGGAAAGCTTGAAGCtgataagacacaactagaaag ATACAACGAACAAATCAAGAAACTGGAAGCTTTACTAGAGAAAGCCCCAAAAGCCGAAGAGCTGGCAAG GCTATCGACGTCATTGAAGAAAGCCGAATACGATCGTATGCAGCATGAGCTGATGTTAACCAATCAGGGGACACAGATTAAAGTATTGCTAGAGAAACAATGGCAG ATGAGCCAAGAGCTAGAAGCCTCACAGCGAGTTTTGCAAGAGCGTGACTCTTCTATCGCCACACTGACAGTCAATTTGAAAAAGGCCGGAACAGAAAAGGAGCAGCTGCAACAGATATTCAACAGCAAACATCAGGAACTGGAAGAGCTCCGAATAAAACTCGAGGAGAGATCGCAAGAACTGGCAACGGTGAATGCTGAGGAGGCTGACACAGTGGACTACGGTTCTGCTTTTAATGGAcatgatgttttgttttaa